A window from Dama dama isolate Ldn47 chromosome 11, ASM3311817v1, whole genome shotgun sequence encodes these proteins:
- the C11H9orf50 gene encoding uncharacterized protein C9orf50 homolog: MTRRRPSFWAQQVAPEGLPGGGDRRRRDPRLPRLLPPELRAASGTRVFGGLRASESGAEWWQAPACESLYSDPGLGLRRSRSRLPVLPTVAQRPARSRTGLRSLLLPPLLLAGEPPESAPACPELGEREDPRRGSAKETSDSLGSLLGEVLPGRFRQFLRQFRAESAERLLPPTPSASQHQRHPTSEFNGSPPRCSSSHFLPDVGGRSSYLKNSLKKILLHQTPVLGPLSRDYPQFTTVKANPPQATHAPKLKAVLTHSSSGEGPGRRRRCCPFRVRFADETLRDTALRYWERSCAARQGIFENRTAKPRSTASDRVFGSVGRWLESLPKALCSRAKEETAASPFSWDFPGLSTLEPKGHLSEDTSMNSSLPFIPRATTQRQRGDLKTFLEQVGKSPCSWSQKLESFLPSVVLHTVLKRGCPKGYQLLLPSASHRIQR; encoded by the exons ATGACCCGGCGTCGCCCCAGCTTCTGGGCCCAGCAGGTGGCGCCCGAGGGGCTCCCCGGCGGTGGCGATCGCCGGCGCAGAGACCCGCGGCTGCCCAGGCTGCTGCCGCCCGAGCTCCGAGCAGCCTCGGGCACGAGGGTCTTCGGGGGCTTGAGGGCCTCGGAGAGCGGCGCCGAGTGGTGGCAGGCCCCCGCGTGTGAGTCCTTGTATTCCGATCCCGGGCTGGGCCTCAGGCGCTCCCGGTCCCGCCTGCCGGTCCTGCCCACCGTGGCCCAGCGGCCGGCAAGGAGCCGGACAGGGCTGAGGTCGCTGCTGCTGCCGCCCCTGCTCTTGGCCGGCGAGCCCCCCGAATCGGCGCCCGCATGCCCCGAGCTCGGAGAGCGCGAGGACCCTCGCAGGGGCTCGGCCAAGGAGACCTCCGATTCCTTGGGCTCCCTCCTAGGAGAAGTTCTCCCGGGCCGATTCCGGCAGTTCCTGCGACAGTTCAGGGCTGAGTCTGCGGAACGGCTCCTCCCACCGA caccCTCAGCATCTCAACATCAAAGGCATCCTACGTCAGAGTTCAACGGAAGTCCTCCTCGGTGTTCCAGCTCCCACTTCCTCCCAGACGTTGG GGGCCGGTCATCCTACCTCAAGAATAGCCTTAAGAAGATTTTACTTCATCAGACACCTGTCCTGGGGCCCTTGAGTAGAGATTACCCGCAGTTCACCACGGTCAAGGCCAATCC GCCCCAGGCTACCCATGCCCCCAAGCTCAAGGCTGTGCTCACCCACAGCTCCTCGGGGGAAGGCCCAGGGCGCCGCAGGCGATGCTGCCCTTTCCGAGTGAGATTCGCTGACGAGACGCTGAGGGACACAGCGCTCCGTTACTGGGAACGGAGCTGTGCTG CCCGGCAGGGCATCTTCGAGAACAGGACAGCCAAGCCCCGGTCGACAGCATCAGATCGGGTGTTCGGGAGTGTCGGGAGATGGCTGGAGAGCTTGCCCAAAGCCCTGTGCTCAAGGGCCAAGGAGGAGACTGCGGCCAGCCCCttcagctgggacttccctggcct GTCTACCCTGGAGCCGAAAGGCCACCTCTCTGAGGACACTTCCATGAACAGCAGCCTGCCCTTCATCCCCAGGGCCACCACCCAGAGGCAGCGGGGGGACCTCAAAACCTTTCTGGAGCAGGTGGGCAAATCGCCCTGTTCCTGGAGTCAGAAGCTG GAGTCCTTCCTGCCCAGCGTGGTGCTGCACACGGTCCTGAAACGAGGCTGCCCCAAGGGGTACCAGCTCCTCCTGCCGTCAGCATCACATCGCATCCAGAGGTGA